One genomic segment of Gadus chalcogrammus isolate NIFS_2021 chromosome 3, NIFS_Gcha_1.0, whole genome shotgun sequence includes these proteins:
- the tma16 gene encoding translation machinery-associated protein 16 has product MVLRMSRTQFNDGQSHFRLTYQHRSNVLSSTTLGTVEMPKAQKKGKAPEKVVHPFSRKAAYLAREEIRLDKKERQKHEKAGRLNSIGEKLLWFQGQLETDKATFSKTDACDIIERYLHRFDSELEQIELVNGIKGRQGRLHGARETTIKQTVERERAMYESNGFEIPDIINAKNLKTFRAWTGDLKKLPNIKLRQVSSKDKLKEDEKAEDGEEDDAHCQEDEDAATMSESDSD; this is encoded by the exons ATGGTCTTGAGAATGAGTCGGACCCAGTTTAACGACGGACAGAGCCACTTCCGTCTAACATATCAACACCGGAGTAACGTGTTGTCATCAACCACGCTTGGAACTGTTGAAATG ccgAAAGCACAGAAGAAGGGCAAGGCTCCTGAAAAAGTTGTCCATCCGTTCAGTAGGAAAGCTGCATATCTTGCAAGAGAAGAGATACGCCTGGATAAAAAAGAGAG ACAAAAACACGAGAAAGCAGGGCGGCTGAACAGTATTG GGGAAAAACTGTTATGGTTCCAGGGACAGTTGGAGACTGACAAGGCGACGTTCTCAAAAACAGATGCTTGTGACATTATTGAAAG GTACCTGCACAGATTTGACTCTGAGCTGGAACAGATAGAGCTGGTGAATGGAATAAAAGGTCGCCAGGGTCGACTCCATGGAGCCAGAGAAACAACCATCAAACAGACAGTAGAGCGTGAGCGGGCAATGTACGAGAGCAATGGATTCG AGATCCCAGATATCATCAATGCAAAGAATTTGAAGACATTCAG AGCGTGGACCGGGGACCTGAAAAAGCTTCCTAACATCAAGCTGCGGCAGGTTTCTAGTAAAGACAAATTGAAGGAAGATGAGAAGGCTGAAGATGGAGAGGAAGACGACGCACACtgccaggaggatgaggacgcTGCTACTATGTCAGAGTCAGACTCGGACTGA